One Leisingera sp. M658 genomic window carries:
- a CDS encoding CaiB/BaiF CoA-transferase family protein — translation MTPLAGLKVVELARILAGPWIGQSLADLGAEVVKLESPDGDDTRKWGPPFIERDGDKTAAYFYAANRGKDCVIADFRTEEGKQTVLDLIRDADILIENFKVGGLKKYGLDYDSLAQINPRLIYCSVTGFGQDGPYAKRAGYDFLLQGMSGLMSITGAQDGQPQKVGVAITDIVTGLYGTIGILAAVEQRHTTGRGQHLDMSLMDCATALLANQAMNYLATGDSPVRLGNDHPNIAPYQVMAVKDGHVILAVGNDGQFLRLCDVLGLAEAKADARFQTNQLRVANRKVLTAVLEEVLAAWTQTDLLAALEAATVPAGPINTIGQAFEDPQIQHRQMQIAPEGVPGVRGPWKFSEAELALEKSAPTLPE, via the coding sequence ATGACCCCGCTAGCCGGCCTTAAGGTGGTTGAACTTGCCCGTATCCTGGCCGGGCCCTGGATCGGCCAGTCGCTGGCGGATCTGGGCGCCGAAGTGGTGAAGTTGGAAAGCCCGGACGGCGACGACACCCGCAAGTGGGGGCCGCCGTTCATTGAGCGGGACGGCGACAAGACCGCCGCCTATTTTTATGCCGCCAACCGGGGCAAGGACTGTGTAATTGCTGATTTCCGGACTGAGGAGGGTAAGCAGACTGTCCTTGATCTGATCCGCGACGCCGACATTCTGATCGAGAACTTCAAGGTTGGCGGGTTGAAGAAATACGGATTGGATTACGACAGCCTGGCGCAGATCAACCCACGGCTGATCTACTGCTCCGTCACCGGTTTTGGCCAGGACGGGCCTTATGCCAAACGGGCAGGGTATGACTTTCTGCTGCAGGGGATGTCAGGGCTGATGTCGATCACCGGCGCGCAGGACGGCCAGCCGCAGAAGGTGGGGGTGGCGATCACCGATATTGTCACCGGGCTTTATGGCACCATTGGCATTCTTGCGGCAGTGGAGCAGCGCCACACAACGGGCCGCGGCCAGCATCTGGATATGTCGCTGATGGATTGCGCGACGGCCTTGCTGGCGAACCAGGCGATGAACTATCTGGCGACCGGCGACAGTCCGGTGCGGCTGGGCAATGACCATCCGAATATTGCGCCCTATCAGGTAATGGCGGTGAAGGACGGCCATGTGATCCTGGCGGTGGGCAATGACGGGCAGTTCCTGCGGCTGTGCGATGTGCTGGGGCTGGCCGAGGCCAAAGCGGATGCGCGGTTCCAGACCAACCAGCTGCGGGTTGCCAACCGCAAGGTGCTGACTGCGGTTCTGGAGGAGGTGCTGGCGGCCTGGACGCAAACGGATCTGCTGGCAGCGCTGGAGGCGGCAACGGTGCCGGCCGGGCCGATCAACACCATCGGGCAGGCCTTTGAGGATCCGCAGATCCAGCACCGGCAGATGCAGATCGCGCCGGAAGGCGTGCCAGGGGTGCGGGGGCCGTGGAAGTTCTCGGAAGCGGAACTTGCGCTGGAGAAATCGGCACCGACGCTGCCAGAGTAA
- a CDS encoding DUF350 domain-containing protein: MEYFSAIQAAELISTVFYTFVGVALMGLVWKVIDWMTPFPIMKEIEQDQNMALAVLIGFLFLSISIIIAAVILS, encoded by the coding sequence ATGGAGTATTTCTCTGCCATCCAAGCCGCTGAGCTGATCAGCACCGTGTTTTATACCTTTGTCGGCGTGGCGCTGATGGGGCTGGTCTGGAAAGTGATCGACTGGATGACGCCCTTTCCGATCATGAAGGAGATCGAACAGGATCAGAACATGGCGCTGGCGGTGCTGATCGGCTTTCTGTTTCTGTCCATCTCGATCATCATTGCGGCTGTCATCCTGTCATGA
- a CDS encoding DUF4178 domain-containing protein, protein MTRNAELKAVNCSSCGAGLDILGGGRVTVHICPYCGTELDALDNYRAIRKFNDIKRPISPFAIGMTGTLFGADYTVIGTLQHEERWGVRTWIWVDHQLYSPTHGYAWLTIEDGHLVFTRRYRRPVWMSVHWVERSEHRPKVHTGSRSFHYYDTSTSRITFAEGEFTWSPKKGEKTTTVTALADDAMLSFAQTGNEREAWLSQYLPAGDAETGFGIQTGLKPHGIHPLQPFKAGPNFGFIKWASAACAVICLIIGMNLQGRSGEIALKRTVLTAADLPAELPVIVSEAGKLTRIRLAGNTNNSWAFVGIELTDPEDEPVFLAGRTVEYYHGRDSDGNWSEGDNKAQLTFRPLTAGTYTLSLEVEESGHWTELSYPQSTQARLKTAAQNRPALSKLTVSAASGLSSGLYMGFLAIAFGLLAGQGFLRAWWHRKARWRGSDWSDED, encoded by the coding sequence ATGACCCGGAACGCTGAACTGAAGGCGGTCAACTGCAGCTCCTGCGGGGCAGGGCTGGATATCCTGGGCGGCGGCCGGGTGACAGTGCATATCTGCCCCTATTGCGGCACTGAACTGGACGCGTTGGACAATTACCGCGCTATTCGCAAGTTCAACGATATCAAACGCCCGATCAGCCCGTTCGCAATCGGCATGACCGGTACTCTGTTCGGTGCAGACTACACCGTGATCGGCACCCTGCAGCACGAGGAACGCTGGGGCGTGCGGACCTGGATCTGGGTGGATCACCAGCTCTATTCCCCGACCCACGGCTATGCCTGGCTGACGATTGAGGACGGCCATTTGGTTTTCACCCGCCGCTACCGCCGCCCGGTGTGGATGTCGGTGCATTGGGTGGAGCGCTCGGAACACCGGCCAAAGGTGCATACAGGATCCCGCTCGTTCCATTACTACGATACCTCGACCAGCCGGATCACCTTTGCCGAAGGGGAGTTCACCTGGTCCCCGAAAAAGGGTGAAAAGACCACGACGGTCACTGCCCTGGCTGATGACGCAATGCTGAGTTTCGCACAAACCGGAAACGAGCGTGAAGCTTGGCTGTCGCAATACTTGCCTGCCGGGGATGCGGAAACAGGATTTGGCATCCAGACCGGGTTGAAGCCGCACGGCATACATCCGTTGCAGCCCTTTAAGGCCGGGCCGAATTTCGGCTTCATAAAATGGGCCTCAGCCGCCTGTGCCGTGATTTGCTTGATCATCGGAATGAACCTGCAAGGGCGCTCTGGCGAGATTGCGCTGAAGCGGACGGTTCTGACGGCTGCTGACCTGCCGGCAGAGCTTCCCGTGATTGTCAGTGAAGCCGGCAAGCTGACACGCATCAGACTCGCAGGAAATACAAACAACAGCTGGGCTTTTGTCGGGATTGAACTGACAGACCCGGAGGATGAGCCCGTGTTCCTAGCTGGACGCACGGTTGAGTATTACCATGGGCGGGATTCCGATGGGAACTGGAGCGAAGGCGACAACAAGGCGCAGCTGACCTTCCGGCCGCTGACGGCCGGCACCTACACGCTGAGCCTGGAGGTTGAGGAAAGCGGCCACTGGACGGAGCTGAGCTACCCGCAATCCACGCAAGCACGCCTGAAAACTGCGGCACAAAACCGGCCGGCGCTCAGCAAACTTACGGTTTCAGCGGCATCCGGATTGTCATCCGGGCTTTACATGGGCTTTCTGGCCATCGCATTCGGCCTGCTGGCCGGGCAGGGTTTCCTGCGCGCCTGGTGGCACCGCAAGGCGCGCTGGCGCGGCAGCGACTGGAGCGATGAGGATTAA
- a CDS encoding helix-turn-helix transcriptional regulator, protein MPDDFSRNLRRLCADTGSIAQVCREIGMNRQQFNRYLNGHGLPSAHNLHRIARYFGLEEEALFAPHQDFRQQRGAAAAVSAPALQFGSLFRDQARRLRRFMGVYHGYFRTPTWPGQIVRTLIWLRPQDGCAVTHTFERAIARDGSIRQRSRYAGMATLRNNRICMYETPRRGGGYLSETVLMPAHPQQISYLQGLTLGISAGPGQAPFATNTVWVRIGERTSAREALAATGAYPEASPRIDPKVRRLLGEQPPLSLSAGFQE, encoded by the coding sequence ATGCCCGACGATTTTTCCCGCAATTTGCGAAGGCTGTGCGCCGATACCGGCAGCATCGCCCAAGTCTGCCGCGAGATCGGTATGAACCGGCAGCAGTTTAACCGGTATCTCAACGGGCACGGCCTGCCTTCGGCCCACAATCTGCACCGCATCGCGCGTTACTTCGGGTTGGAGGAAGAGGCGTTGTTTGCCCCGCATCAGGACTTTCGCCAGCAAAGGGGCGCAGCCGCCGCGGTCTCGGCCCCGGCCTTGCAATTCGGCAGCCTGTTCCGCGATCAGGCCCGGCGCCTGCGCCGTTTCATGGGCGTCTACCACGGTTACTTCCGCACCCCGACCTGGCCCGGCCAGATCGTGCGCACGCTGATCTGGCTGCGCCCGCAGGACGGCTGCGCCGTCACCCATACGTTTGAGCGCGCCATTGCCCGCGACGGCAGCATTCGCCAGCGCAGCCGCTATGCCGGCATGGCCACCCTCCGCAACAACCGGATCTGCATGTATGAAACGCCCCGCCGCGGCGGCGGCTACCTGTCAGAAACAGTGCTGATGCCCGCCCATCCGCAGCAGATCTCCTATTTGCAGGGGCTGACCCTGGGGATCTCCGCAGGCCCCGGCCAGGCGCCCTTCGCCACAAACACCGTCTGGGTGCGGATCGGCGAAAGAACCTCGGCCCGCGAGGCGCTTGCCGCAACAGGTGCTTACCCTGAGGCCAGCCCCCGCATTGACCCGAAGGTACGGCGTCTGCTGGGAGAACAACCGCCGCTGAGCCTGAGCGCAGGCTTTCAGGAATAA
- a CDS encoding polyamine aminopropyltransferase translates to MSDAAPDAGGARLREFWLLAATFLVAVSGLIYELIAATLSSYLLGDSVRQFSLVIGVFLSAMGLGAWLSRFVGQAMSGFIWAQIGLGVAGGFMAPAIFFSYAWMESVSVPLYGLLVLVGVLSGMEIPLIARVLKQIGAPEFRFENVLSVDYTGALAASVAFPLLIIPQLGLMSASLSFGALNLGVAGLSLWVFRADASRVQAAVWAVVFAATLAALWQSERLVSVAEADLFEDDIILSEATPYQQITVTRYKDRVRLFLDYSIQFDTLDEHRYHESLVHPAMALAPRRKNVLILGGGDGMAVREVLRWDEVESVTLVDLDPRVTELFRGHPQLSGLNGGALKDSRVTIRNMDAWTFVEGSGQVFDVIIADLPDPKNLALSKLYTRQFYGALMERLSAQGVVVTQAGSPLYARSAFWSVAMTLEAARNPYRPGEGLQVLPYHAYVPSFGDWGFVLATPQAPRPRELTLPAGLKFLNAAVWQAAQVFGDDTGPVEVEINSLQSHALAGYYQDGWDQWFE, encoded by the coding sequence ATGAGTGATGCGGCCCCGGATGCCGGAGGCGCGCGGCTGCGCGAGTTCTGGCTGCTGGCCGCGACCTTTCTGGTGGCGGTATCGGGGCTGATATACGAGCTGATCGCGGCGACGCTGTCCAGTTACCTGCTGGGAGATTCCGTGCGTCAGTTCTCGCTGGTGATCGGGGTGTTCCTGTCGGCGATGGGGCTGGGCGCCTGGCTGTCGCGCTTTGTCGGTCAGGCGATGAGCGGCTTTATCTGGGCGCAGATCGGGCTGGGGGTGGCTGGCGGTTTTATGGCGCCGGCGATTTTCTTTTCCTATGCCTGGATGGAGAGCGTTTCGGTGCCCCTGTACGGGCTGCTGGTGCTGGTTGGTGTGTTGTCAGGGATGGAGATTCCGCTGATAGCGCGGGTGCTGAAGCAGATCGGCGCGCCGGAGTTCCGGTTCGAGAACGTGCTGAGCGTGGATTATACCGGCGCGCTGGCGGCCTCGGTCGCCTTTCCGCTGCTGATCATTCCGCAGCTGGGGCTGATGTCGGCCAGCCTGAGTTTCGGGGCCTTGAACCTGGGTGTTGCCGGTCTGTCTTTATGGGTGTTCCGCGCCGATGCCAGCCGGGTGCAGGCCGCAGTCTGGGCCGTGGTTTTTGCCGCCACGCTGGCCGCCCTGTGGCAATCTGAGCGGCTGGTGTCGGTGGCCGAAGCCGATCTGTTTGAAGACGACATCATCCTGAGCGAGGCAACGCCGTATCAGCAGATCACCGTGACCCGCTACAAGGACCGGGTGCGGCTGTTTCTGGATTACTCGATCCAATTCGATACTTTGGACGAGCATCGCTATCACGAAAGCCTGGTGCACCCGGCAATGGCGCTGGCGCCGCGGCGCAAGAATGTGCTGATCCTGGGCGGCGGCGATGGCATGGCGGTGCGCGAGGTGCTGCGCTGGGACGAGGTGGAAAGTGTCACGCTGGTGGATCTTGACCCGCGGGTGACGGAGCTGTTCCGCGGTCATCCGCAGTTGTCGGGGCTGAATGGCGGGGCGCTGAAGGATTCACGTGTGACGATCCGCAATATGGACGCCTGGACGTTTGTGGAAGGTTCCGGGCAGGTGTTTGACGTGATCATAGCGGATCTGCCGGACCCCAAGAACCTGGCGCTGTCCAAGCTTTACACCCGTCAGTTTTATGGCGCCCTGATGGAACGGCTGAGCGCGCAAGGGGTGGTGGTGACCCAGGCCGGCTCGCCCTTATATGCCCGCAGCGCTTTTTGGTCGGTGGCAATGACACTGGAAGCAGCGCGCAATCCATATCGTCCGGGAGAGGGGCTGCAGGTACTGCCGTATCACGCCTATGTGCCAAGCTTTGGCGATTGGGGCTTTGTCCTGGCCACGCCGCAGGCGCCAAGGCCGCGGGAACTGACACTGCCTGCGGGGCTGAAGTTCTTGAATGCCGCTGTCTGGCAGGCGGCGCAGGTCTTTGGTGATGACACCGGGCCGGTTGAAGTGGAGATCAACTCGCTGCAATCCCATGCGCTGGCCGGGTATTATCAGGACGGCTGGGATCAGTGGTTTGAGTAA